One Pecten maximus chromosome 16, xPecMax1.1, whole genome shotgun sequence DNA window includes the following coding sequences:
- the LOC117345272 gene encoding uncharacterized protein LOC117345272 → METMVFSEINANKDGCCLVCHDETVYKVKVIFGEEVKKCDSAKLRLELEQVFRAVLHLSHSNKNIPPIYTQHLMVKPLKIYWAISEKIGFRQNGKDLETSSYFFQFHVSERPAWKTIQNNTLSGKKPISTRESHRESRSSLTSGGKSGELEENEGDIRNRKKEKHTSRKVNAVEETNCTIGEATGENVRARIATESDDEEIRGRGREDKGKDKETKERRKNINRKETDELFYTNKQFGRSAVTELSQSGVTDLDISYGTDSVLTNQQHNSRKKRKSYANVDDITGFSYKVNKFRAKISGGDGQLGRKDRHVLYRAGGCGRRNVHSPLMELPDASSSGETAVTVNKSKGNVTSSIHKTSSLLRNSTEQRHGLQSLGNTDRRTSSVARERSHTIPENVSETGQTSHHFIRCMDHDLSTDSHQCTTSTRSQTFRDRLRKRTMPHSDVTTSPTGSSLKSLLTRQSVLPKGQTVHTISSELSECRKSASISPAKNVMSVNRSVASSKHQRGRMRSETPLNGHSGRRRSETQFKSHKGRMRSATPLKGHKGRRRSETPSKSHRGRMRSTTPLKGHRGRMRSETPSKGHRGKLRSETLSKGHKGQTRSTTPSKGHIGQRMSASISPSKSNRRQLRSTAAFHESERLLRMQQPIQHGIQLTDVDRYLVEQEELQEVSKLQEMAATHDEQSCYYTRSQRKRSSLRLWDYVDSFIITPAKKIFKRM, encoded by the exons ATGGAGACAATGGTTTTTAGTGAAATCAATGCAAACAAGGACGGCTGTTGTCTTGTTTGTCATGATGAAACTGTTTACAAGGTTAAAGTCATATTTGGTGAGGAGGTAAAGAAATGTGATAGCGCGAAACTCCGTTTAGAACTGGAGCAGGTATTCCGGGCTGTTCTTCATCTGTCTCATAGTAACAAGAATATTCCACCCATATACACCCAACATTTAATGGTAAAGCCTCTAAAGATATACTGGGCTATATCTGAGAAAATTGGGTTTCGACAGAATGGCAAAGATTTGGAAACATCAAGTTATTTCTTTCAGTTTCATGTTAGTGAACGGCCAGCATGGAAAACTATCCAGAATAATACGCTAAGTGGTAAGAAACCCATCTCCACAAGGGAATCTCACCGAGAAAGTCGCTCTTCTCTGACCAGTGGTGGAAAATCAGGTGAACTCGAGGAAAATGAAGGCGATATAAGAAATcgtaaaaaagaaaaacacacaTCAAGGAAGGTCAACGCAGTTGAAGAAACAAACTGTACTATTGGAGAAGCAACTGGAGAAAACGTAAGAGCTAGAATTGCGACTGAATCTGATGACGAAGAGATACGTGGTAGGGGAAGAGAGGATAAAGGAAAAGATAAAGAGacaaaagaaagaagaaaaaatatcaacaggaaAGAAACTGATGAACTCTTTTACACAAATAAACAGTTTGGAAGATCTGCAGTAACGGAGCTATCTCAGTCTGGTGTCACAGATTTAGATATCTCATATGGTACAGATTCTGTTCTCACAAATCAGCAGCACAATTCAAGGAAAAAGAGAAAGTCTTATGCTAATGTTGATGATATTACAGGATTTtcttataaagtaaataaattcCGTGCCAAAATATCAGGTGGAGACGGCCAGTTGGGAAGGAAAGATCGCCATGTCTTGTACAGAGCTGGAGGTTGTGGTCGTCGTAATGTTCACTCTCCACTAATGGAGCTACCAGATGCGTCTTCCTCGGGTGAAACAGCAGTAACTGTCAACAAATCTAAAGGAAATGTGACATCTAGTATCCACAAAACAAGTTCACTACTGAGAAATTCAACAGAACAAAGACATGGTTTACAATCTCTTGGTAACACTGACAGACGCACCAGTAGTGTTGCTAGGGAGAGGTCTCATACCATACCTGAAAATGTGTCTGAGACTGGCCAAACTTCACATCATTTTATCCGGTGTATGGATCATGATTTATCAACGGACTCACATCAGTGCACTACAA GTACACGTAGTCAGACTTTCAGAGATAGATTGCGGAAAAGAACTATGCCTCACTCAGATGTTACCACAAGTCCCACAGGGTCATCATTGAAAAGTCTGCTTACAAGGCAGTCAGTCTTGCCAAAGGGCcaaacagtacacacaatatcATCAGAATTGTCTGAATGTAGAAAGTCAGCATCAATATCACCAGCTAAAAACGTGATGAGTGTCAACAGGTCAGTTGCATCTTCCAAACATCAAAGAGGTCGAATGAGGTCAGAAACACCACTGAATGGTCACAGTGGTAGAAGGAGGTCAGAAACGCAATTTAAAAGTCACAAAGGTCGAATGAGGTCAGCAACACCACTGAAAGGTCACAAAGGTCGAAGGAGGTCAGAAACGCCATCCAAAAGTCACAGAGGTCGAATGAGGTCAACAACACCACTGAAAGGTCACAGAGGTCGAATGAGGTCAGAAACACCATCTAAAGGTCACAGGGGGAAATTGAGATCAGAAACACTATCCAAAGGTCACAAAGGGCAAACAAGGTCAACAACACCATCCAAAGGTCACATAGGCCAGAGGATGTCAGCATCGATATCACCGTCGAAAAGTAACAGACGTCAGTTGAGGTCAACAGCAGCATTCCACGAGTCTGAGAGACTGTTGAGGATGCAGCAACCTATACAGCATGGTATCCAG CTGACCGACGTGGACCGTTATTTGGTTGAACAGGAAGAACTACAGGAAGTGTCCAAGCTGCAGGAAATGGCTGCCACTCACGATGAACAAAGTTGTTACTACACTCGCAGTCAGAGAAAGCGATCAAGTTTAAGACTGTGGGACTATGTTGATTCCTTTATCATCACTCCTGccaaaaagatatttaaaaggATGTGA